One genomic region from Populus nigra chromosome 8, ddPopNigr1.1, whole genome shotgun sequence encodes:
- the LOC133700357 gene encoding binding partner of ACD11 1-like, with product MQLAMSVKTVKVSNVSLGASEQDLKEFFSFSGDIEYVEMKSENEQSQIAYVSFKDSQGADTAVLLSGATIVDLPVTVTLDPDYQLPPAALAALVATENKAPSDESALHKAEDVVTGMLAKGFILGKDAINKAKSFDEKHQLTSTASAKVASLDKKIGLTEKISASTTVVGDKVREVDQKFQVSEKTKLALAAAEQKVSSAGSAIMSNRYVFTGAAWVTGTFNKVAKAAKEKVGMSEEEQKRKMVDDYAQLHLSESPKASGESEQQPSKPPPAQGLIL from the exons ATGCAGCTCGCCATGTCG gtAAAAACAGTGAAAGTTAGTAATGTTTCTTTAGGAGCTTCTGAGCAAGACCTCAaggaattcttttctttttctggtgATATTGAATATGTTGAAATGAAAAG TGAGAATGAGCAATCTCAGATTGCATATGTATCCTTCAAAGATTCTCAAGGAGCAGACACTGCTGTTCTTCTTTCG ggAGCAACAATAGTTGACCTTCCTGTCACCGTAACTTTGGATCCAGATTACCAGCTGCCACCAGCTGCTTTAGCAGCACTTGTT GCAACAGAAAATAAAGCTCCGAGTGATGAATCAGCTCTTCATAAGGCAGAAGATGTGGTTACTGGCATGCTTGCTAAGGGCTTTATCTTGGGTAAAGATGCGATCAACAAAGCCAAGAGTTTTGATGAGAAGCACCAGTTGACTTCAACAGCCTCAGCTAAAGTTGCTTCTTTAGACAAAAAGATAGGTCTCACTGAGAAGATTAGTGCTAGCACCACTGTTGTTGGTGACAAAGTTCGGGAAGTGGATCAGAAATTTCAGGTTTCTGAGAAAACTAAATTGGCACTTGCAGCTGCTGAGCAGAAAGTCAGTAGTGCAGGATCTGCCATAATGAGTAACAGGTACGTGTTTACTGGGGCTGCTTGGGTGACAGGCACATTCAATAAGGTTGCAAAGGCAGCTAAAGAAAAGGTAGGGATGTCCGAAGAGGAACAAAAGAGGAAAATGGTGGATGACTATGCTCAACTCCACCTATCCGAGTCCCCAAAAGCATCTGGTGAAAGTGAGCAGCAGCCTTCCAAGCCTCCACCTGCTCAAGGTTTGATTCTTTAA
- the LOC133701656 gene encoding syntaxin-22-like, which yields MSFQDLEAGRPLASSRRELINGKQDATQAVASGIFQINTAVSTFQRLVNTLGTPKDTPELREKLHRTRLHIGQLVKDTSARLKQASETDHYAGVSQSKKIADAKLAKDFQAVLKEFQKAQRLAAERETAYAPFVPQAVLPSSYTASEVNVSSDKSPEQRALLVESRRQEVLLLDNEIVFNEAIIEEREQGIHEIQQQIGEVNEIFKDLAVLVHEQGAMIDDIGSHIESAQAATSQGTSQLVKAAKTQRSNSSLACLLMVIFGIVILIVIVVLAA from the exons atgagcTTTCAAGATCTGGAGGCAGGGCGACCCTTGGCATCTTCAAGGAGAGAACTGATCAACGGGAAACAAGATGCCACGCAAGCGGTTGCTTCTGGAATCTTCCAGATCAATACCGCCGTTTCCACTTTTCAGCGTCTTGTTAATACCCTCGGGACTCCTAAAGACACGCCTGAGCTCCGGGAGAAgct GCATAGAACAAGGCTGCATATTGGGCAATTGGTGAAGGATACTTCAGCCAGACTTAAACAAGCTAGCGAAACAGATCATTATGCTGGAGTCAGT CAAAGCAAAAAGATTGCTGACGCTAAATTAGCAAAAGATTTTCAAGCAGTCTTGAAAGAATTTCAGAAGGCTCAGCGGCTTGCAGCTGAGAGGGAAACTGCATACGCTCCTTTTGTTCCCCAAGCAGTCCTTCCTTCCAG CTACACAGCCAGCGAGGTAAATGTAAGTTCCGATAAAAGTCCAGAGCAGCGCGCCCTCCTTGTGGAGTCGAGAAG ACAGGAGGTCCTACTACTGGACAATGAGATTGTCTTCAATGAGGCTATTATTGAAGAGAGAGAACAGGGAATACATGAAATTCAGCAGCAAATTGGTGAGGTTAATGAGATTTTTAAAGACCTCGCTGTCCTTGTCCATGAACAAGGAGCTATGATTG ATGATATAGGCTCCCATATCGAAAGTGCCCAGGCTGCAACATCACAGGGAACATCCCAACTCGTGAAAGCTGCAAAGACTCAAAGATCAAATTCATCTCTG GCCTGCTTGCTCATGGTGATATTCGGGATTGTGATTCTCATTGTGATCGTAGTACTTGCAGcctaa
- the LOC133701655 gene encoding uncharacterized protein LOC133701655, which yields MATPKHVKFCTHQKVGILLIFSVGFGFFLQSSSSSEETRCESSSNSNNSYCGFRKYIMESYFEKYDSLLEPNFQNFIVDELLFNTCKLLPDNLNHLLRVSVPWRHLIGEGSHRHISSTIRFHMQPDSMSQLRAHFCKVIIIERLPTGVFADPFELQNLLKRGVFTDVAVFGDTNLELPSVLSNQSAVEIHMNVAPTSLLGHISELEISADLPLHARYPPLGDSGYSEVEFGEPEMFLRCSMEENGDRESCLLMPTNDRTGSRTDKVVWRIPSGIRAHAGIVSAVTFLAASISTLLIVLTSIFYSDSKLCNNLKES from the exons ATGGCAACTCCTAAGCATGTTAAGTTTTGCACTCACCAGAAGGTGGGAATCCTGTTGATATTCTCTGTTGGCTTTGGCTTTTTCTTGCAGAGTTCATCTTCAAGTGAG GAGACAAGGTGTGAGTCGAGTTCCAATTCCAACAACTCATATTGTGGATTCAGGAAGTATATTATGGAatcttattttgaaaaatatgataGCTTGCTTGAACCAAATTTCCAAAACTTCATAGTAGATGAACTTCTTTTTAATACCTGCAAGCTGCTGCCAGATAATCTGAATCATCTTTTAAGAGTATCAGTTCCATGGCGCCATTTGATTGGTGAAGGTTCTCATCGCCATATATCATCAACTATCAGATTCCACATGCAGCCAGATTCCATGTCTCAGCTACGTGCTCACTTTTGTAAAGTTATCATTATTGAGAGACTGCCGACAGGAGTCTTTGCTGACCCATTTGAGCTCCAAAACCTGCTCAAGCGTGGTG TATTTACTGATGTGGCTGTTTTTGGAGATACAAATTTGGAATTGCCCTCTGTTCTATCGAATCAGTCAGCTGTTGAGATTCATATGAATGTTGCTCCCACTTCCTTGTTGGGACATATAAGTGAACTGGAAATCAGTGCAGACCTTCCATTGCATGCGCGATATCCT CCCCTTGGTGACAGTGGCTATTCAGAAGTGGAATTTGGTGAACCTGAAATGTTCCTGCGCTGCAGCATGGAAGAAAATGGGGACCGTGAGAGCTGCCTACTTATGCCAACCAATGACAGGACAGGATCTAGAACTGACAAAGTCGTGTGGAGAATACCTTCAGGAATAAGGGCACATGCTGGCATTGTATCTGCTGTTACTTTTCTTGCAGCCTCTATATCTACTCTTTTAATCGTCCTAACATCCATCTTTTATTCTGATAGTAAATTGTGCAACAATCTGAAAGAATCGTAG
- the LOC133700768 gene encoding uncharacterized protein LOC133700768 encodes MQRQSLGSPVTKLHTNGGADTLSSSDNKLLFKDLPSSSLTPDADDLDHKSIKPRRFSSSSTSSLSSILSSPAPAPEKLIHLIPFLTLFCFLVLFLVSHNPSQSDLAQFNGFKRVSNHIEEAIESVGDVSGLSAVRRGDVLAVRSFRNLQEIAADKRAPLKVRSHRKFAHF; translated from the exons ATGCAAAGACAATCTCTAGGCTCACCAGTAACCAAGCTCCACACCAATGGAGGAGCCGACACTCTATCGTCGAGCGATAATAAACTACTATTCAAAGACCTACCTTCTAGTTCACTCACACCAGACGCCGACGACTTGGATCATAAATCAATAAAACCACGCCGATTCTCATCCTCTTCAACCTCTTCATTATCATCAATACTTTCATCCCCGGCTCCAGCCCCGGAGAAACTCATCCACCTTATTCCTTTCCTCACCCTCTTTTGTTTCCTTGTCCTCTTCCTCGTCTCCCATAATCCTTCTCAATCAG ATTTGGCGCAGTTTAATGGATTCAAGCGAGTCTCCAACCATATAG AAGAAGCGATTGAGAGTGTCGGTGACGTCAGTGGACTCAGCGCGGTCAGACGAGGCGATGTCCTGGCGGTTCGAAGTTTCAGGAACTTGCAAGAGATTGCTGCCGACAAGCGCGCGCCCCTTAAAGTTCGCTCCCACCGAAAATTCGCCCATTTTTAA